The proteins below are encoded in one region of Spirochaetota bacterium:
- the pncA gene encoding bifunctional nicotinamidase/pyrazinamidase encodes MTNMQSIINYGNTPITHTDALLVIDMQYDFIPGGLLPVVEGDTIVNPISHLMEQFFAKGATVVCTQDWHPKGHLSFASSHGKQPFEPISQPGIGPVLWPDHCVAGTHGAALHNDLATQFCHAIIRKGYNKAIDSYSAFLENDKKTVTGLAGYLQSRGVVRIFVCGLAFDYCVHFSAVDGAAAGFEAIVVTDCTKAVNSPETSVDDAIANMNAHGVKFCTLNNLLF; translated from the coding sequence ATGACAAACATGCAATCAATTATAAACTATGGTAATACACCAATTACACATACAGATGCCCTGCTTGTAATAGACATGCAGTATGATTTTATCCCTGGTGGATTGCTCCCTGTTGTAGAAGGCGATACAATAGTAAATCCCATATCACATTTAATGGAACAATTCTTTGCAAAAGGCGCAACTGTTGTATGTACACAGGACTGGCATCCTAAAGGTCACCTCTCATTTGCCTCCAGTCACGGGAAACAACCGTTTGAACCAATCAGCCAACCAGGTATTGGTCCAGTGCTGTGGCCTGATCACTGTGTGGCTGGTACACATGGAGCAGCGCTTCACAATGATTTAGCAACACAGTTTTGTCATGCTATCATCCGAAAAGGCTATAACAAAGCTATTGACAGCTACTCAGCATTTCTGGAAAATGACAAAAAAACTGTTACAGGGCTTGCAGGCTATTTACAAAGCCGAGGGGTAGTGAGGATATTTGTGTGCGGGCTTGCATTTGATTACTGTGTGCATTTTAGTGCAGTGGATGGTGCTGCGGCAGGTTTTGAAGCAATCGTAGTTACCGATTGCACAAAGGCGGTAAACTCACCTGAAACAAGCGTTGATGATGCCATTGCTAACATGAACGCGCACGGTGTAAAATTCTGCACCTTGAATAATCTTTTATTCTAA
- a CDS encoding GAF domain-containing sensor histidine kinase, giving the protein MSERDAVFYIQGGNNKVLLTDDELKVLDAINQKIAAGNSLVEILEFFFKETQHIMPCDRIGIAFSDDGKRLTLYHVIASYQPLYLDKGYTADLKGSSLEQIFTNKTPRIINDLEEYYKKNPTSQSTHLLLKEGVMSSMTCPLYVEGRIVGVLFRSSRKKNVYGPREIALHQAIAERLSQAVEKAYRIEQLSSAINAYMEMLSFVTHELKSPLTSIMTLGITLKQGYFGQIPEHCKNTIDRIMAQAEYLLAIVNEYLNLARLETGSMPIRKSTVTIATDIIEPALAIVQPQADAKHITIEKHYEDVKLQCDPDAMKIVMHNLLSNAIKYNIDNGIIRITVTREDVCRIVVYNTGPGFPEEQKHKLFKRFSRIETDELLARRGSGIGLFVSWNIVYLHNGKIYAHSVPGQYAEFTVELPLE; this is encoded by the coding sequence TAACTGACGATGAATTAAAGGTTCTAGATGCAATCAATCAGAAGATAGCAGCGGGGAACTCGCTAGTTGAAATTTTAGAGTTCTTTTTTAAAGAAACACAGCATATAATGCCATGTGACAGGATTGGCATCGCATTTTCTGATGATGGCAAACGGTTAACATTGTACCATGTGATTGCATCCTACCAACCTCTGTACCTTGACAAAGGGTATACCGCTGATCTGAAAGGCAGCTCGCTAGAACAAATTTTTACTAATAAAACACCGCGTATTATTAATGACCTTGAGGAGTATTACAAAAAAAATCCAACAAGCCAGTCAACGCACCTCCTTTTAAAAGAGGGGGTGATGTCCAGCATGACGTGTCCTCTCTATGTAGAAGGGCGCATTGTGGGAGTTCTTTTCAGAAGTTCGCGCAAAAAAAATGTGTATGGTCCACGGGAAATTGCACTGCATCAAGCAATTGCAGAGCGCTTAAGCCAGGCTGTTGAAAAAGCTTACCGTATTGAGCAACTTTCTTCGGCAATTAATGCCTATATGGAAATGCTATCATTTGTAACCCATGAGCTAAAAAGCCCGCTTACATCAATCATGACGCTTGGGATCACACTAAAGCAGGGTTATTTTGGCCAGATCCCTGAGCACTGTAAAAACACCATTGATCGTATTATGGCTCAGGCTGAGTATCTGTTAGCGATAGTAAATGAGTATTTAAACCTTGCTCGCCTTGAGACCGGTTCCATGCCAATACGCAAATCCACAGTAACTATCGCCACCGATATTATAGAGCCTGCGCTGGCTATTGTACAACCACAAGCTGATGCAAAGCATATCACAATAGAAAAGCACTATGAAGATGTGAAGCTTCAGTGCGATCCTGATGCCATGAAAATTGTGATGCACAACCTATTGAGCAATGCCATTAAGTACAATATTGATAATGGCATTATACGAATCACAGTAACGCGTGAAGATGTGTGCAGGATAGTTGTATACAATACTGGCCCCGGATTCCCTGAAGAACAGAAGCATAAACTGTTCAAAAGGTTTTCCCGCATAGAGACCGATGAACTCCTTGCACGCAGAGGCTCTGGCATTGGGCTTTTTGTATCATGGAATATTGTGTATTTACACAATGGCAAAATTTACGCACACTCAGTACCTGGGCAGTATGCAGAATTTACTGTAGAGTTGCCGTTAGAATAA